Below is a window of Clostridiales bacterium DNA.
GAATGTCCAGGTCATGGACCTGCTCAAGTCCGATGAGGTTCCGGTCTATCTCGACCGGATGGACCAGCGCGTCGGTTTTGTGGATATCGACGCGGTCCTGCCTAAAATCGAAGTACACGGGCCCGGATACTGATCCGCCCGGAAGGAGTCGCCATGGAAGAACCGTATGTCCGCAAAGTGCAGTATTATGAAACGGATATGATGGGCGTAGTCCATCATGCCAATTTCATCCACTGGATGGAGGAGGCGCGGATTCTCTTCATGGACCGGCTGGGTTTCCCGTATGCCGCCATGGAGGCAAAGGGCATCATTTCCCCGGTCCGGTCGCTTTCCTGCGATTATAAGCATCCCTGCACCTTCGGGGATGAAATCCGCGTCTTCCTGTCGGTCAAGGCTTTCAACGGCGTGGTGATGACCATCGGTTATGAAATGAAAAACCAGAAGAATGAAACCGTGATGACCGGCAGCTCCGACCATATGTTCCTTCACCGGGACGGCAGCTTTGCCCGCCTGAAACGGGAAATTCCGGAATTCTGCGAAGCGATTGATAAGGAAATGAACAACGGCTGATCGGGATCAGCTTCCGTATCGCCGTCGGATCATAACGGACTCCCGCGGAGTGATATGAACCCCGTGGGAGTTTTTCGTTTTTGCGGCCCTGTTTTTTCCGGAAACCCGTACCGGCAGTATGGGAATCTGCACATAATATGGGAATGCTGTTATCTTTACGGCATCCGGCTCCCTGAAGTATAATGCTGTTAATTCCCAAAAAGAAGCGGCAGGGTATGGGCATCGCCGCAGGAAAGGCTGGCGGCTGCCGTCCGGTCCCGGTATCATCATCGGATGAAACCCCCGGGCGCCGCCCGCATGGCCGGCGGTGGTGATCCGTTTTATGAAAAGCCCGGGCATGGATAGGGCATCCACTGGACATTCTGGAAACGAGGATGAATCACATGATAGAAACTGAACGCCTGCTCCTGCGGGAATACACGCCGGATGATTTTAACGCCCTTTATGAAATCGTGTCCGATCCGGAGACGATGGCTCACTATCCCGCGCCCTTTGACGAAGCCCGCACCCGGCGCTGGATCGACTGGAACCTGGAAAATTACGCGCAGTATGGATTTGGCCTGTGGGCCGTAGTGCTGAATGAAACGGGAGAATTCATCGGGGACTGCGGACTGACCCTGCAGAACATCGACGGGGAGATGCTCCCGGAAATCGGGTATCATATCCATAGGAAATACTGGCGCCGGGGCTTTGCGAAGGAAGCGGCCCGGGCTGTCCGGGACTGGGCATTTTCAAACACAGGGTATAACGTGCTGTATTCCTACATGAAGTATACCAACGAAGGTTCCTGGCGCACTGCCCTGGCCAACGGCATGAAAAAGGTGAAGGAATACCCGGATCCGAAAAACACGATTTCCTATGCTTTTGCCATAACCCGGGAAGAATGGGAAAAGCGGAAAACTGTGGAGCGGTTCCCGGGAATCGGCTGCGCATGGATGAACGCAGCGGGAAAAGAATCAGCGGAATACTTCGGCGAAGCGGATCGGGAAAACCATATCGCTGTAACTGATCAGACCATTTTCCCGGCGTGCTCCATATCCAAGTTTGTGACCGCCATTTGCATAATGAAGCTGCACGGGAAGCAGGTAATCGATATAGACAAACCGGTCAATGATTACCTCCGGCAGTGGAAGCTGCTCAAACTGGAGGAAAAGGAAAGCGATGCCGCTGTCCGGGCCCTCCTGTGCCATACAGCCGGGATCATGGATGGTGACGACGGCTTTTACGGTCTTCGCCGCGGAGATCCCGAAGTCAGCCTGATCGATATCCTGGACGGCAGGACGGCGTACAACAATCGTCCGGCACGGGCGGAAAAACAGCCTGGGACAGCATTTGAATACTCGGATGCCGGTTACTGTGTCCTGCAGCTGATGGTGCAGGAGGTGACGTGCAAAGCCTTTGAAGACGTTGCGCAGGAACTGGTGTTTGATCCGCTGCGCCTGGAGAATACATTTTTCGCATCCCCCGAAAGGATTGCCCGTTTTGAAAACAGGATGGCGACTGGATATGACGACAGCGGACTGCCCGTTCCGGGAAAATTCCCCCGGGTTCCGGACCTGGCGGCATCCGGACTGTGGAGCACACCGAAGGAACTCCTGATGATCGCAGAGGCGTTTATCGGGGCGCTGCATGGTGAAAGCACATTCCTGCAGGCAGAAACAGCACGGGAAATAGCAAAGCCGGTAAAGGATTTCCCCTGGACAGGCCTTGGCGTGTTCACAGGCGGAGAAGGCATTCTTGTCTCACAGGGCTGGGGGGAGAACGGACAGTGTATGCTGAAGATGAACACCCGGACAAAACGGATCGCCGCGGTGATGACGAACCGGAATCCCGGGGTTGATCAGAAGGAATCCGGCATCGAATGGCTGGCGGACAGCAGGCTGAACGAAGGAAAAGACGAAACTTTGTTCTGATCCGGATCAGAAAAAAATGATGGAGGATCTTATGGAAAAGTATATTGAAGGCAATAAAGCGGCGTGGGAGGAAGCATTTGACAACCGGGATGCTTCCTGGGGCGCCGACATCACAGAGCGCATACTGAAGGAAGATTATCCGTTCTTCAACGAAGAAACAAAAAGCGTGCTGAAAAAGCTCCCTGCGGAAGGCGCCGTGATCGGCCAGTTCTGCTGCAACAACGGGCGCGAACTGCTTTCCCTGGTCAAAAGTGGCAGGGCAAAGAAAGGTATCGGCTTTGACATTGCCGAAAACCAGGTGGCCTTTGCCAATGAAAAAGCAAAGGAACTGGGACTGCCCTGTGAGTTCGTGGCAGCGAATGTATACGATATTGACGACCGGTACAGGGAAACGTTTGACGTTGTGATAATCACCATCGGCGCGCTCTGCTGGTTTGATGACCTGAACCGCTTTTTCGCGGTTATTGCGAAATGCATGAAACCGGGCGCTGTCATCGTGATCAATGAAGAACACCCCCTCCGGAATATGCTTGCCGCGGAAGGCGACGAACCATATGATCCGGATCACAAAGCGGAATGCGTGTATTCGTATTTTGAGCATGAGTGGACCGGAAACGGCGGAATGTATTATATAACACAGAAACAATATCACTCAAAGACGTTTACCGATTATACCCATCCCATGTCAGAGATCATCACGGGGATGTGCGGCAACGGTATCGTTGTGACCGGACTGCAGGAATTCGACCATGATATCGGCG
It encodes the following:
- a CDS encoding acyl-CoA thioesterase, translated to MEEPYVRKVQYYETDMMGVVHHANFIHWMEEARILFMDRLGFPYAAMEAKGIISPVRSLSCDYKHPCTFGDEIRVFLSVKAFNGVVMTIGYEMKNQKNETVMTGSSDHMFLHRDGSFARLKREIPEFCEAIDKEMNNG
- a CDS encoding class I SAM-dependent methyltransferase; the protein is MEKYIEGNKAAWEEAFDNRDASWGADITERILKEDYPFFNEETKSVLKKLPAEGAVIGQFCCNNGRELLSLVKSGRAKKGIGFDIAENQVAFANEKAKELGLPCEFVAANVYDIDDRYRETFDVVIITIGALCWFDDLNRFFAVIAKCMKPGAVIVINEEHPLRNMLAAEGDEPYDPDHKAECVYSYFEHEWTGNGGMYYITQKQYHSKTFTDYTHPMSEIITGMCGNGIVVTGLQEFDHDIGGAFGALDHSGFPLSMIIQGRKE
- a CDS encoding GNAT family N-acetyltransferase is translated as MIETERLLLREYTPDDFNALYEIVSDPETMAHYPAPFDEARTRRWIDWNLENYAQYGFGLWAVVLNETGEFIGDCGLTLQNIDGEMLPEIGYHIHRKYWRRGFAKEAARAVRDWAFSNTGYNVLYSYMKYTNEGSWRTALANGMKKVKEYPDPKNTISYAFAITREEWEKRKTVERFPGIGCAWMNAAGKESAEYFGEADRENHIAVTDQTIFPACSISKFVTAICIMKLHGKQVIDIDKPVNDYLRQWKLLKLEEKESDAAVRALLCHTAGIMDGDDGFYGLRRGDPEVSLIDILDGRTAYNNRPARAEKQPGTAFEYSDAGYCVLQLMVQEVTCKAFEDVAQELVFDPLRLENTFFASPERIARFENRMATGYDDSGLPVPGKFPRVPDLAASGLWSTPKELLMIAEAFIGALHGESTFLQAETAREIAKPVKDFPWTGLGVFTGGEGILVSQGWGENGQCMLKMNTRTKRIAAVMTNRNPGVDQKESGIEWLADSRLNEGKDETLF